Proteins encoded within one genomic window of Bacillus thuringiensis:
- a CDS encoding NupC/NupG family nucleoside CNT transporter yields MKIVMFLVGLLVVFVLGFLISSDRKKIKYKPIALMLVIQLVLAYFLLNTKVGFVLVKGIADGFGAILKFAEAGVNFVFGGLANDGQAPFFLTVLLPIIFLAVLIGILQHIKVLPIIIRAVGFLLSKINGLGKLESYNAVAAAIVGQGEVFITVKDQLSKLPKNRLYTLCASSMSTVSMSIVGSYMKMIDPKYVVTALVLNLFSGFIIVHIINPYEVKEEDDILELQEDKKQTFFEMLGEYIMLGFSIAVTVAAMLIGFVALITAINGVFDSIFGITFQSILGYVFSPLAFVMGIPTSEMLTAGQIMATKLVTNEFVAMLDLGKVAGDLSARTVGILSIFLVSFANFSSIGIIAGATKSIDGKQANVVSSFGLKLVYGATLVSILSAIIVGVML; encoded by the coding sequence ATGAAAATAGTAATGTTTCTAGTCGGTTTACTTGTAGTATTTGTACTAGGGTTCCTTATCAGTTCAGATCGTAAGAAAATTAAATATAAACCAATTGCACTTATGCTTGTCATTCAATTGGTACTTGCGTATTTCTTACTAAATACAAAGGTCGGATTTGTATTAGTAAAAGGGATTGCAGATGGGTTTGGCGCTATTTTAAAATTTGCGGAAGCAGGGGTTAATTTCGTATTTGGTGGTCTAGCAAATGATGGACAAGCACCATTCTTCTTAACAGTATTATTACCAATTATTTTCTTAGCAGTACTAATTGGGATTTTACAACATATTAAAGTTTTACCGATTATCATTCGTGCAGTCGGTTTCCTATTAAGTAAAATTAACGGTTTAGGAAAATTAGAATCATATAATGCGGTAGCAGCTGCAATTGTTGGTCAAGGGGAAGTATTCATTACAGTAAAAGACCAACTAAGCAAATTACCGAAAAATCGTTTATACACACTTTGTGCATCTTCAATGTCAACAGTATCGATGTCAATCGTTGGTTCTTATATGAAAATGATTGATCCAAAATATGTAGTAACAGCACTTGTACTAAACTTATTTAGTGGATTCATTATCGTTCATATCATTAATCCATATGAAGTAAAAGAAGAAGACGATATTTTAGAATTGCAAGAAGATAAGAAGCAAACATTCTTTGAAATGTTAGGCGAATATATTATGCTTGGTTTCTCTATCGCTGTAACAGTAGCGGCGATGTTAATCGGTTTCGTAGCATTAATTACAGCAATTAACGGTGTATTCGATTCAATTTTCGGAATCACATTCCAAAGCATTTTAGGATATGTCTTCTCACCATTAGCATTCGTAATGGGTATTCCAACATCAGAAATGCTAACAGCAGGACAAATTATGGCAACGAAATTAGTAACGAACGAATTCGTTGCAATGCTTGACCTTGGTAAAGTAGCTGGCGATTTATCAGCTCGTACAGTAGGTATTTTATCTATCTTCCTTGTATCATTTGCGAACTTCTCATCTATCGGAATTATCGCAGGTGCAACGAAGAGTATTGATGGCAAACAAGCAAACGTTGTATCATCATTCGGACTAAAACTTGTATACGGTGCAACATTAGTAAGTATATTATCAGCGATTATCGTTGGGGTTATGCTTTAA
- a CDS encoding ferritin codes for MLSKKLHDALNDQMNFEFYSAHAYMAMAAYCTAESYDGFANFFLVQAEEERFHAMKLYNYINDRGERAIITGFDNPNNEYESVLNAFEVALEHEREVTKRIYNLSDIAWDEREHATITFLKWFVDEQVEEEASFDSIIQKLKRITNDSNALFMLDAELEKRTFTAPAE; via the coding sequence ATGTTATCTAAAAAATTGCACGACGCATTAAACGATCAAATGAACTTTGAGTTTTACTCTGCCCACGCTTATATGGCAATGGCTGCTTACTGTACAGCCGAAAGCTATGATGGATTCGCTAACTTTTTCCTTGTACAAGCTGAAGAAGAGCGTTTCCACGCAATGAAGCTTTACAACTATATTAATGACCGCGGTGAGCGCGCTATTATTACTGGATTTGATAATCCTAACAACGAATACGAATCTGTATTAAATGCTTTTGAAGTTGCGCTTGAGCACGAGCGTGAAGTAACGAAACGCATTTACAACCTATCTGATATCGCTTGGGATGAGCGTGAACACGCAACAATTACATTCTTAAAATGGTTCGTCGATGAGCAAGTAGAAGAAGAAGCTTCATTCGATAGCATCATCCAAAAATTAAAACGTATTACAAACGATTCAAACGCACTATTTATGTTAGATGCTGAATTAGAGAAACGTACATTTACGGCTCCAGCTGAGTAA
- a CDS encoding TIGR00730 family Rossman fold protein — MFAGSNLGERPEFKEQAIALGKMFVENDYELVYGGSCVGLMGEVANEVLRLGGRVTGVMPRGLFRGEIVHTGLTELIEVETMHERKAKMAELADAFIALPGGYGTFEELFEVVCWSQIGIHNKPVGLLNIKDFYGPILQMVERAAEEGFMNPSNKELIVSAETADKLIHEIQNYERPVLGTKWKRLS; from the coding sequence GTGTTTGCAGGTTCCAACTTAGGGGAGAGACCAGAGTTTAAAGAGCAGGCAATAGCGTTAGGGAAAATGTTTGTTGAGAACGATTATGAGCTTGTATACGGTGGTTCTTGCGTTGGGTTAATGGGAGAAGTAGCAAATGAAGTTCTTCGTTTAGGCGGACGTGTAACAGGTGTTATGCCGCGCGGTCTATTCCGAGGAGAAATTGTTCATACAGGGTTAACAGAACTAATTGAAGTAGAAACGATGCATGAGCGTAAAGCGAAAATGGCAGAACTTGCGGATGCTTTCATTGCATTACCAGGCGGATATGGAACGTTTGAAGAGTTATTTGAAGTAGTATGTTGGTCACAAATTGGTATACATAATAAGCCAGTTGGTTTATTGAACATAAAAGACTTTTACGGACCAATTCTGCAAATGGTTGAACGTGCAGCGGAAGAAGGGTTTATGAATCCATCAAATAAAGAGTTAATCGTTTCAGCTGAGACGGCCGATAAATTAATTCATGAAATACAGAATTACGAGCGTCCTGTTTTAGGAACGAAGTGGAAGCGATTATCATAA
- a CDS encoding MazG nucleotide pyrophosphohydrolase domain-containing protein has product MDIIAFQRWVEEFYEKRSWSQYNSFIRLNFLTEEVGEVSRVVRAIEIGRDRPDEDAKTEEELKQELKEELGDVLSNLIILSQKYDLDLQDIMDAHVTKLSKRFETSK; this is encoded by the coding sequence ATGGATATCATCGCATTTCAAAGATGGGTTGAGGAATTTTACGAAAAACGAAGCTGGTCACAGTATAATTCCTTTATCCGCTTAAATTTCTTAACAGAGGAAGTTGGGGAAGTTTCACGCGTTGTTCGCGCAATCGAAATCGGTCGTGATCGTCCTGATGAAGACGCGAAAACAGAAGAGGAGCTAAAACAAGAACTAAAAGAAGAACTTGGTGATGTACTATCTAATCTTATTATTCTTTCGCAAAAATATGATTTGGACTTACAAGACATTATGGACGCACACGTCACAAAGCTTTCGAAAAGGTTCGAGACATCCAAATGA